The Balaenoptera musculus isolate JJ_BM4_2016_0621 chromosome 5, mBalMus1.pri.v3, whole genome shotgun sequence region TGATTTACTAGTTTCCCAGTGGAAGGCCCAGAGCCAGGGCTCCCCAGCAAATGGAGAGGGAGCAGGGTCTGCTCAGGCCCCTGGCGGCTGCCGAGGGGCTTCCCCTTGGTGCAGAGTTACTGAGCACATGCTATGTGCCCTGGAATTTCTGTCCCTGCATTGTGTTCTCTTTAGAATCAGAAGTGATCTCCCCCAGCAGTGGAGCAGGGACGCTTGTGAGCCCCCAGCCCTGGTTCTCCGGGAGCTTATGCCTGGAGCAGCACAAGGCCCAGGGCATGGGTGGTCCTCCCACCGGACCCCCAAGCCCCGTTGCCGTGGGAACTGTGTCAGCACAGCAGGCTCAGTTGGGAGGCTGTCTGGCCACCACTGCCCATCTCTGGGCAGCCTGTTTGCACACCTGGGCTCAGTCAGCTGTGTCTTCACTGGGGCTGACCACAGATCTGGGGCAGACAGTCTTCTCCTCTGAGGGGGCCAGAGTACCCCACCAGTGCAACCCCCGCCTCCCCAACAGAGGGCAGCAGAAGTGAGAGTGAGGACCTGCCTGATGTGAAGCTTGGGGCTGCGTGATCCTGAGGGCCGGAGGTGGGGAGACGCAGGCAGCAGGCTCTGCTGGGGTGGCCTTCTCAGGAAGACCTGAGCGCCCTTCTGCTCGAGAGGCTCCTAGGGTGAGGAAGCTCTAGCTCTGCTGCGGCGCTGGGTCCGGGACcgggggtggaggtggcaggAGGGGGCACCCCAGGCAGTGCGGCCCCGGGAAGCGACTCGGAGGCCACATGGTCGGCCTGGCCTGTGAGCCCAGAGGGGATGGCCACGGCCACCCCTCTCTGCTGGGAGCCGGCCTGCACTCAGGTTACATTTTGTACCCGGACCCCGGATTCCCTGCCCGGAGCCTCGAGCCCCTTCCTGGGCCGTCCTCTGGGCTGACCTGGGGCTGCTGCGGGCCTGGACGAGCCTCGGCGTGGCTGGGGCCGCACTGCAGCAGTGGGCGGGGCGGGACAGCCCAGGGAGGGAGGATAGCGAGCACGCTATTTCGCACTTTGTAATGTGGACttatacttttcaaatatttgtacctgtggtgtgcgggcctcgaTTTGTGCTTAACCTGGTCCGAAAACTTCAGTACCTGGAGGGGTCGCACCCGCTCTGGGGAACCAGCACGTGCCGCCGGGGCCACTGCGCATGCGGAGCCTGTCGCGAGCCGCGCGCCGGGTGACGTCACCCCTCCGCGAACGGGCGCGCGCGCCGTTCTCCCTCCGGCCGCCAGGGGGCGGCTCCGGCGCCTTCTTGCTGCTGACGGCGCATGCGCCCACCGGGGTGGGCGTCTGCGTCTCCCGTGTTTTCCGGGCCCTTGCGGCGTCCTCCTCGGTCCGCGTTGTGCTTCCGGTGCGAAGGTCACGGGCAAGATGGTTCCGCCAGTGCAGGTCTCTCCGCTCATCAAGGTGAACCAGGTTTCGCGGCCGCGGCCGGGTGCTCGGCTCCGCGTGGGCCCGCGCGTGAACGACTCCGCGGAGCTCGAGACGTGCGGCCCGGCCTCCGTCCGGCGGGACAACCACCCCTGTCTCACCCCCCCGCGCCCCGACCCGGAGGCTGCGATTCCCCCCCCACCATCGGCCCCAGACGCCGTGGGTGCGAgcccccccttcccctcacccGTCCCCCGCGCCCGGGACCCCCGCCCCGCGGGCTGAGAAAGCCCCCGGACCCCGGTTCCGCTCCGCCGGTTCTGACCGCCCTTTCCCCGCAGCTCGGCCGTTACTCCGCCTTGTTCCTCGGCGTGGCGTACGGAGCCAAGCGCTACAGTGAGTGACCACGGGCGGATACAGCCGTCCCAGCCCACGGGGCGCTCACGGGGCTTCTCGAAGACGGTGCGGGGTCCCCGGTGCCGGGCAGTAGACGCACTCgggcaggagaggggcagggcgGGAGGTGCCAGACCCAGAAACCCGAGCGGGCTTGACCCCCGAGCGCCGCCGCGGCAGGCGTGTAGTTTGGCCGGGCAGCCCCTTGCAGCACAGAGGCCTGAGTGAGGGGCGGCAAGACGCCTGGGGTGGCAGCGGGGACCCTGTAGCTGCCCTCCGGGTTGGACTCTCTGTTGAGGAGTGAGTGTCAGGGCTTTATGTATATTTAGGTAAAGGAGAGTGGGAAGCAGGTACCTCTGGCGTTCACAGTGCACTTGAAGATGACTTTGCTTGTGGACTGAATTCCTTTTACTCAGCACTTCGGTGAAAAAGTTCATTGATAtcactcctcctcttccctttcctttaacAGATTACTTGAAACCccgggcagaggaggagaggaggatagCAGCTGAGGAGAAGAAGAAGCAGGATGAGCAGAGACGCATAGAGAAAGAACTGGCAGAAGGTACTCGTGTTGCCGAATCTCATAGATTTGTTCTCCACCCGGATTTTCAGAAACAGCTGCTGCTCCGGATGAGCCCCacagtggaggggaggggccgcAGTCTTGATCCCTACTGGCCCCTGGGTCCTTTTCtcggggagtgggagggagagcagGTGTGGGTGTTGGGGGTACACGGCGATACCTGCCTTTAGTGAGGCCTGGGCCCCTAGGCGAGGCGAATCGTCTGCCACCCTCAGAGAGGCCCCAGGACCAGAACTAGGCTCACCTCTCCCTGCCTGCGGCGGCGGGTTCCAGTCTGGACGGGCGGGATAAGGAAGGCCCAGGATGGGGGTGGCAGCAGAGCATAGCCGGGCTCACCATGGAATGAGATGCTGGGTGGTTTAACACTGAACGTCGAAAGTGGGCCCTTTGGATGGCCCGAGTGTGTAACGGCGCGTCTCTTTTCCTTCCAATTCTTCAGCCCGAGAGGACAGCATATTAAAGTGAGCCTGCCTTTCCCTGGAGCAGTGTGGATGAATAAAGCCTCCTGTACTGTGTGATTCTCTGACTTTCCTTTATTGTCCCCGGTTGTTTGGTTTCTGGActcagactcagcagttgtgtgCCTACCTTTTCAGGTTATGTGGGGTGTGGATGGGGAGGGATTCCAGAAGAACCAGTCAGTGACCAGTGCATAAACCGGGCGGGATGCACAGAACCTCCATTGCCTGCTCCAGGGTATCTGTGGCGGAGCCCAAAGGATGCGGTCTGTAGCGGAGACACAGCTGGCCAGGCGTGTGAGTGCTGCTCGGCCTTCTATGCTCCGAGCCTGGCCCAGACCCTTggatgggcaggggaggggcaggcttTGCAGATGGTGGGGGTGGAGATGGCCTGATGCCTTTATGGTTGGGACCTGGATTTCCATCGCCCTCCTGCACATTCTCCCCTTGAccccagggaggggatgtggCCTCCTGAGGACCAGGCGGCGGTGCAGCTATAGCTGTTCAGGCCTTTGTGCTGTTCAGGGGGCTCAGGCCTTTGTGCTGCTCAGGCCTTTGTGCTGTTCAGGGGGCTCAGGCCTTTGTGCTGTTCAGGGGGCTCAGGCCTTTGTGCTGCTCAGGGGGCTCAGGCCTTTGTGCTGCTCAGGGGGCTCAGGCCTTTGTGCTGTTCAGGGGGCTCAGGCCTTTGTGCTGTTCAGGGGGCTCAGGCCTTTGTGCTGTTCAGGCCTTTGTGCCTGAGCAGACGGCAGGCTCCACCCCTGGTGGCTGTGGCCTTTTGTCCCCAGGCCTGGTGTCAAGTCGCTGTTCCCAGTTTTGTGCCAGGAGCAGGTTTCCTAGGCTTAGAGCCCCAGTTCATTTGTCAAATGAGTTCATCTGCAAACGTGAGGAGAAAGTGAGAAGCGGCGTACAGCTCTGTTTTCAGTTAAGGTGAGGCTGGAGTGCGTGATGGTGCACACCCCCTGGGGTATCCTGAGGTTGGTGTTTAGCTGGCACGGGGTCCCCCTGGGAACCTGGAGGAGCCCCCAGCCGCAGGCCCTTGTCACCACCAGGTGCCACTGAGCTGAAGGTTTTGTGGGGCGTGTCcatcccccccccaacccccccctgCCGGGAGCACTGGCAGAGGGCAGCATCTTGAACTGGCCTTAAAACAACTCAATTGGCCTTGCAGTCCTGGCCAAGGGTGCAGCCAAGGAGAGTTTCCAGTATCTGGAAACATTTGCTTTGGAGCTAACGTTATGAGTTAAAAGTCCTTAATTTCTATCAGGTAATTTAGTACCCATTTCAAGCGTGAGTTTTGCATTGTCCCATTTGGGTCTGACTCGgcttttcttcctggctcagaAACATTAATTAGGTCCTTGGAGGCATGTGGTTGCTCCCATGAAGGAAACCTCAGTGGTGCAGACCACAGGCGCTGGTCCGTCAGCGCGGTTCAGAGTAGCTCCCGGGCAGGGTTTATTACAGATTATTTCTGCACAGATCACTCAAGTGTGATCACTGCTGTTCTCACAGCCTGGACCTTTCTGGCAGGATTTTCCGGTTGGTCACAAATGAACGTCCTCCGCCAAATAAAAAAAGGGcagtgtgttttcttttgattttattctaaatttttgtgcatatatttttttcctaaaccaGATGGGAATTGGCATCTATGTATCCATTTCTCCACCCATATACACATAGATACATGTGCAGTGTGAATATATTCACCCATTGCTTTTAGACACACAGTTCACAGACCGTTTTTGAAGATCTCTTGGTGGTATTACTATGCATCCAAAAGATGGATGAGTGTAAGGTAGGCTACACTGTTCAAATTGTTCGTAGTTGGCTTTGGTTCGTAAACacacaaaccttaaaaaaattcaaaatatccaaaatgGTCTCCAGTTATTTTCTCAGGCTTCTTAACCTCTTGTACCGGTGGTTAGAGGCACAGCCCCAgtggggtgagggggcagggggccCGCTGACTGGCTCACAGGATGCAGCAGGTGGAAGATTGGGGTGCCGGGCCGCCATTGCAAACTTCTGTGCCCACTGCGAGAGAAGACAAGATGGTGAGCGAGAAACCCGAGCTCCTCACCTCCACACACCCTGCAGGAGGAAGGGCAGAGACTCCCCTCCACACACCCTGCAGGAGGAAGGGCAGAGACCGGCTGGTTGGCCTAAGCCGATTAGCCCAGCAGTTCCTAGTTTAGCCCTTGGTGACACTCCAACCTGGGCCTCTCTGAAGCTGGCTTGTTTCTATTGGTTCCCTCCCCTGCAGGACATTTCAGGGAATGGCGACAAAAGTTGCAGAGCGCAAGCAAGAACCAAGGCAACAGCTCACAGGTTCTGATTTGGGGGGGCGTGCTGACCGGTTACAATAGAGCCACGTCCCCACAGTGCGGGGTGAAGGTGAACAAGTGGTCTGCACGCAGCGCAGGGAGAGACACCCGCACGCTGACTCCTAGCTCGCGTTCTGTCGTCTTCTACGCGTCTGCTGTTTTATCTCTGAGCCTGGCATGGGAGCGTAGGTGGAGTTCCTGAGCTCCTTAAGAGGGCACTGCTGACTGATTATGGAACAGAGGAGCTTTAAGAGTTCACGATGTTTCAGCGGGGCTTTCCTCCCCTCTATAGAGGAAGTAACACTCAGTTACCTCCCTCCTGAGACCCCGGCTAGGACCCCGAGCGCGCCCTGTCAGTCCGTGCTCGTCAGCTACACTGAATCAGCGGGGCTGTTGCTGTGGGATGGGCCTCCCCACGGTGGCCGCCCGTGCAGCCAGGAGCCCTGGTGCGCCGACCGCAGGGCCGCCTGGAGCCTGGCTTTTCTCCAGGTTGAACTCTGTTGCCTCGCGCCCGCCCCCTGCAGGCGAGGCGCGGCTGTGCGGTCTTGGCGGCGGCAGGCGTGGAGCGCAGACCTTTTTTGGCCGCCGTCCTCTCGGCCGCcttcctctgctcctcctccagggCCTTCACCTTCGCCTCGTACTCGTCGGCCAGGGTTTTCCACTCCTTCCTGTTGTTCTGCAGCCGGTCGAACATGGGCAGGATCTCCTCGTGGAAGCGGGAGAACTCCTGGAAAGGGAACCGAGAAGTCGGACCACACCCTCAGCGGCTCCTGGGCAGGCTGGGCCGGGGTGGGGTGGCGCATGGAGGTGCCACGTTCCCAGCAAAGGGAGAAGGACTCGGGGGTTTGTGTCCTTGAGGTTCGAACAGGAGCTGCGGGGCGAGGTCCCCAAGAACAGAGTAGAAAAACATCAAAGCAGAAGGGACGTTCCCCCGGCAGCGGGGCTGGGAAGGCTGGGCAGACGTGCAGGTCTTGGGGCTCCTTCACCCGCTCTCATACGCACGTCGCACATCACACAGAGCACATGCTCGCCCAGGAACACGTATGAACACCCAGAGGCTGTGCAGGTGGATGCAGGCGGGGGAGGCAGTGGGAGGGGAGTGCCTGGTGGTTCCCGGCAGTGACCACCTCAGGACCAGCATGTGCACCCTGGTCCCGCCTCCCTCCCCGGCACTGACAGCCCCCCCTTGGCGGGGGCAGAAAAGGGAGCTGGTGTTTCAGTAAAGGGAAGCGTGAGAccttgggggctggggtggggagtaggGCAGGAGGGACGTCGCTCAGAACCTGAAAACCTCCTCGGAGTGTGGGGTCTGCCCCCCCCCAGATGGGCAGGGCCTGTGACCTCGTGGTGTGTGTCACTCGGGAGGGCTCTGCCCCCTCACTCCCTTGCCAGTCCCTGGAGCTGATGTCACAGCACCTGTCCCAGCTCCTTGGCATGCGTCCCACTGTCACTCGGCTGTGCCCGGGTGTTTGCTGGGCTGCGTGCACCCAGCTGGCGACAGTGgaccaccctcctcctcccagggttCAGACACTGAACAAATGCACTGAACACATACTGCAGTCAGTGCCCTGCAAACAGTGTGCAGGCCCTGGGCGGGGGTGCCTTAGATGGGGTTCGGGAAGGGACGTTTGAGGTACGACCTCGAGGTGAGCAGGAGGACATTCTGGGGGGGAGAAATTGGGGGGGGAGGGCTCATGGTGCTTCTGAGGAACTGATGGGGAGGGGACCCCCTTGGGGTGACACTGAGGATCTCGATTCTAAGTGCAGATTCAAAGGGATGGGAGCCACCGTCCCCCCCGCGcccccccacgcccaccccccgcccctcccctgcaaacccagccaggccctgggccaccCCGCTCACCTTGTACACGAACGTGCACACAAAGTCAATGAAGCCGACCTGCAGTTTGGGGAGCTCGGCCGCCTTGTTCCGGTCCATCATCGGCTTGTGGGGGAGCAGGGACACCGTGAGGCACCTGGTGGCAGGCATGCCTGCCACCTCCCCAAGCCCCCAGgactcagccccaccccagcaCGATGAAATTGTCCACGGAGACAGGAGTGAGCAGCGCCCCGGGGATGAGCTGGCCTCGGGAGGGAACGCCAGGACGCCCCTTCCCTTCCGAGCCACCGCCCCGTTCTGGGGAGCTGCCCTCGGCAGCGCTGGGCTCAGGCCTCGTCAGCCGGAGGTGGAGCGCGGAGCCCCTTCCTCCAGCTTCCCCCTTGAGCTATCCATGGTGCTGACCCGAGGCCTGGCCCGTGACTCCCAAGGGGGCAAACCCCGGATGCTCTTGAAGGAGCTGTCCTTGGTGTCCAGACTCGGGACCCCCTCccgcgccccccaccccacccccagctgcctcCTGGCAGTCTCTTCCTCAGAGCTGCCCTCTGTCTGGGGCTCGGCGTGCTGGAGTGAGCCATGCAGGACCCTAGAGGCCTGGCCCGGAGGAGACAGACAGGCTGCCTGCCCTTCCCCTGAGAGACTTGGCTAGTTGGTCAGGGCACCCTTTCCTGCAGTCTGCGCCTGGCCCCAGACCTTCCCAGCCCTCTGCTCAGAGAGCTCTTCAGTGGCTGGAGCTGGCTTGTAAGACAAAATCTCTCTCCACCTCTTCTGCTCATTGTTGGGTAATGCtcgtgtccttgtccccatgcaGGTGCCACTTCGGTCTAGCAACAGTTTCCTGACCCCCCCATTGCTGAGCTGAAGATCCCAGCATCGTTATGGCCCTGAAGGCAGGCTGGGTTCCAGTCACGCCCAGActggcctccctccctcacctccgcCCTGTGAGGCCCGGTGACCGTGGCGCATAGGTGCAAGCCCCAGGGTCCTTCCAGTACTGGACAGCCCTACCCTGCACACCACGCCAGCCCTCCCTCCcgctccccacctcctctccgcCTCCTCCCTGCGGCCTCAGCCACGCCCGGGGTGAGCCCTGGTCTCCAGCCACCAGCTCTCTCCCCATGGGCCAGGCCCACCCTGCCCTGGGCCTTCCTGCAGCAGCTCGCGGCCGGGCAGGGGCTCACTGCAGAGCTGCCTGGGCCCCTGGAGGCTTTCGGTCGTGAGCCACAGTCTGGCTCTGCAGCTTCGGCCACGGCTTTCCATCACTGCAGGGCACCACGGTTTTACCCAATCCCTGTCTTTTCCACAGTTTACCCAGATTCGGTCCCAGCTAAATTCTCACCAGACTCATGTCACATGACCCCACAAAGTGAGAGTTAGGTCCCAGGACCCCAGAACCCCCGGGGGCCCCCTGTCTGCACCGAGCCAGGCCTGAGGCTCCCAAGCACTGTGATGGGTGTGGAGGATTCTGGAAGCAACACTCACAATGGGCTGCTGATCCAGAACCGTCCTCTCCAGGTCCCCTTGTTCCCAGAACTCAGCTGCCACCAGCAGAGCGACCTGAAAGGCACACAGAAGGCAGGCATGCTGTGGACTCAGTGCTTGGTCCGATGTTGTCCTGAGATCCTGTCAGGTTGGCCAGTGCCCTTGGTCTTCTGCACCCCAGACTCTGGTGTCCCTACTATTCAGGTTGGGCCTGGCACACGGGAGTGCGGCGGCCCATTCCACCGTGGCGGCACTGGCTGGGCCCCAGAGCTGGACGGCAGCCCTTGGCACTACTTGCGGACGAGTGGGTCTGTTCCCGCATCCCAGGCTCCACCTGGATGCAACCCCGTGAGGCCTGGCAAGACGGCTGGGGCCCCGCGTGACTCTGACCTTGCTCTGGACTTCCCAGGGCTTGGTGATGGCAGACAGGTCACACGCCGTCATCATCATGGCCCTGTGGGCAGACGGAGCTCCAGGCACGTCCACGctggcctccctccttcccctccacctcTGCAAGGCCCAGTGACCGTGGGGGCACAGGTCCAAGCCCCAGTGTCCTTCCGGCAGTGGACGGTCCTACCCTGCACACCactccagccctccccccacACTCCCCGTCTCCTCGCCCCTCTCCCTAGGCAGCCAGGGACGACGAAGGTCAGCAAGTGATTCTTGGGGACCAGTGATTTACACATATTTCCTAACTGGACCTCTGGGACAGGCCTGGGGCTGGATGTAGTTCTGCATCTTCACTTTGCAGGTGAAGGGACGGAGGCTCGTGAAGTGAGCGAGTTATTTAGTTGAGGACATGGCCTGTCCGACCCCAAGTCCCCCCCGAAAGGAGAGCAGGCGAGGTGAAGCGTTTGTCTGAGGCGTTGACGCGGCCCAGAAGCGGGCTGTTCTTGCTCCGGAGCGTCTGGGGCCCCGGGGCTCCGCGTCCCGCAGGGGGAGGCGTTGCCCTGCACTCACATGACAATCTCCTTCCGCGTCGTCTCCAGGGAGAGGTACTCCACCCAGCTGCTCCTGTCCTTGTAGTTCTGGGACTCATCCACAATCTTCTGGAACATCGTCCTCTTCCTGAACCCCAAGGACAAAGGGAGGGAGTCGAGCCCGCCCCCTCACGCCACGCAGGACCACACGTCCTCCTTGATCTCAACCCCACCCGCCCTTCCAGGAGAGGAGCCGAGGCGGGGAGTGCAGGCTTTGTGGGGCCCCGGGGCGGGCTGTCTGCCTGGAGCCCCAGGTACCCCCCAGCCAGGCTCCCTCCCCATGGGGCCTCCTGGGGTTCTCCGCGGGGCGGGTGGGCGGTGGTACCCACTTGAAGTAGAGCGCCAGGTCTGTGGCGATGATGGCGATGTCCATGAGGTGGATCACGTGCTCATGCTGCCGCCGGTTCAGGTTCTGATAGATGTTCAGGGTCTGCAGGTGGGGCTCTGGTCACAGGTGCGTCCCCCGCACCCCCCCCGTccgttcccctcccccacccctcctggaGGTCATCCGTCTGTCTCTCTTGGCGTTGCTGGCCAGCTTCTACCCAAGGGTCATGGGCCCTAGACCCAGGTGGCCGTACATTGCACCGGGAGGCCCCCAACCCCCCTTCTCCCCCCCCACACTCCGGGGACCtgagcccaccccaccccccgtggGGGCATTTCCAAACTGGAATCACCAGGCCCGTCCCATCACCCCCATGGCCACCACCACAAagcctgcctccctcctccagcgCCAGAGCTGTGTGGTGTGGGCGCCGGCAGTGGGGTGCCAGGGGTGCGGTCGAAGGTCAGTTGCCAGGAAGTCcagcaggagaggaaagggagggcaCCGACCTCCTCGGAGAGCAGGAACTTCCCGAACTCCAGGTGGTGTCGTTCCAAAATCGAGGAGCCATGGAGCTTGGCTAAAGGGTCCTGGGATCTGTTACAGAGGTTTAGTTAAAAACAAGCAGTGGTCAGAAGCCCCAGAGCAGCCTGTTtgcccccagctgcccccacGAGGAAGGGGCACCCCTGCGGGTGCGGCAGGCCCTCAGGGGTGAGTGCTTTCCCCAGCCGCTCTGCTGGGAGGCGAGCTCTCTGAGGGCCCCTCCCCGGGGACGCTGTGGCTGACTCCCGTGCACAGCCACGTGGGCGCCCCGGGAGCGCGCCTACTTCATCTGGTACAGGTTGTTGGTGCCCCGGTGGTCGATGTCGTGGCACAGGCCGGCGGTCACCATGGCGAAGGCCTCCAGGTCTGTGTAGTAGCTCTTCAGTTTGCCCGTCTGCAGAGACAGGAGCCCAGGATCCTGCAGCCTGGCCAGCACCCTCGCCCGCCCTTGCTTCCCTGCTCCgctgggtgggggcggggtggggtgggggtggggagctgggcccGACCCCACTGCCCCTTCCCCGCGCAGGTGCTCTCCATCCACTTCCCGGGCTGGGGGTGTGCGCCAGTCGGAGGGGCCTCTGCCCTTGAAGGCCCCCACCTCCCACGTGGAGGAGCCACCACCTAGGTGCTGCCCTTGGAACCAGGAGGGTCTTCCCCACCCTGATCGGACGGGtgagccctctccccacccccgctgcaCCCACGCACCATGAGAAGCGTGAACATCGTCTGGGCCACGTTGAAGCCGTGGCGCCAGTTGTGGTAGGTGATTCTCCGGTACCCCTTGCTCACGGAGAACAGGAACCGCACCAAGACCTGAGGGAGGCGGAGATGTGGGCTCCAGGCACCGAGCGCCCGGTCCCACCGTTGCTCTCCCAGCTGACAGCTGTGGGAAAGGCCCACGTCCCGTCGCCTGCCCCACCACTGGCCTCCAGCCACCTTCGTGGGTGGCACCTGCGGGGTGGACCAGGGTGGCAGGCAGCCGGAGGGGCGGAGCCAAAGCCAAGAGCAGCTCCGGAGTTCACAGGGCGTCTGGAGCCTCCGTCCTATTGCCAAGCCCCAGACTGGGACAAGGACCCCAGGAGAGGGGGCTGGGATACTTCAGAAGACAAGGTCCATTTCAGCCATGGGTATCTGAATGGGGCAGGATGTGTGGGCACCTGGCTCAGTGATGGGGGAAAGGGGATGGTGGCTGAAGGTCCAGAGGCTGAGGGGTGGCGGGAGAGTGAGCAGTTATCTCTGGACCATAGAACATGGGCCCAAGGGAGCCTCACATTGCTTCCACTGTGGTTTTTAGGGCcagaaattatttggaaattttttattctgttaatatgttctacagtttatttcttttgtgttttccctttgttttttgtACAGTGTCTTTAGAAAATGCCAGCCTGCTGCACTTGTTCTCCAGGGCATAGAGAAAGATGGTTCCCTCACTTGGCCTTGGGGAAGCAGATGCTCCCTGAGGTGTGAAGGTGGAGGCAGGGCAGAAGCTGGAAAACCACAGGGAAGCAGCACAGCGGGGAAGGCTGTCCCCCCTCCTCGGGACCGCCTCTGACAGGCTCTGTGCTCACATCTAGAGGGTGCTGTGTGCTTTCTGCACAGGTGCTGGGCTGcttctgtctcctcttccccCAAAACCAAACACCCACTGCTGCCCAGTGATGCACTTGATGATCAGACTGCCTGGAGTACCTGTGTGACAAACTtcccatccagccatccatccagccagccagccagtcaTGTATTCTAGGCACACTTGCCCTGTA contains the following coding sequences:
- the ATP5ME gene encoding ATP synthase subunit e, mitochondrial, translating into MVPPVQVSPLIKLGRYSALFLGVAYGAKRYNYLKPRAEEERRIAAEEKKKQDEQRRIEKELAEAREDSILK